From the genome of Candidatus Ozemobacteraceae bacterium:
CGTGTCGGGTGGTTTCGGGAATGGTTCGTGTTCATTCTCGGTCTCGGGCTCTTCCTCCCCGGCATCCTTTCTGCACAGGAAGCGCACTCCCGGCCCCTGATCGTCGGCTGCGATGCGAACTATCCGCCGTACGAATACCTCGATTCCCAGGGGCGCCCCGCTGGATTCAACGTCGATCTGATCCGTGAAATCTCCCGCGAGACCGGTCTGGCGTTCGAGATTCGCTCGGGACCATTCCAGGAAATCCGTCAGGCGTTCGAGGCCGGAACCATCGATATCCTCGCCGGGTGGGGATACACCCCCGAGCGCGCGAAGAATTTTTTGTTTTCGGTTCATCTGAATCAGATCAGCTGGAGTCTCTTCGTCCGTACGAGTGGGCCGGTCATCCGGTCGGAGGATGAACTGGAAGGCAAGACGATCATCGCCCAGAAGGGCGACGTCAATTACGATTACTTCGTGTCCCGGAACCGGAACGTCCTGGGGGTCGCAAGACCGGAAGACGCCTTCCGTGCCTTACTCGCCGGGCAAGGGGACTGCGCCGTGGTCAACAAGGGAGTCGGGCTGTATATCCTGCACCGCGATCAGATTCAAGGCGTCAGACGGCTCGAGATTAATTTCCATTCTCTTCGATATTGTATCGCTCTGCATAAAGGAAACGAGGAACTCCTGGGACGGATCAACGAAGCCATTTTCGTGCTCAAGGAGTCGGGGCGATTCCAGGAAATCTACGACCGCCATTTCGGCCTCCTCGAACGCAAAGAGACCACGCTGTACGATGTTCTGAAGAGCGCCCTCATCGTTCTGGTGCCGATCGGGGCGTTGTTTCTGGCGATCCTTGCCTGGACATTCTCCCTGCGCAGCCAGGTTCGCCGGCAGACGCAGAGCCTGGCAGCCAGCGAGAAACGGTTTCGTTCCCTCTTCGAGGATTCTCCGGCCGCCATCTGGGAGGAAGACTTTTCCGCCATCCATGCGCATTTCACGGCGCTTCGCCAGCGGGGCGTTTCTGACTTTCGGCAGTACTGGCAGGAACATCCCGAGGAGATTCCCGTCCTGGCCGGAAAAGTGAAGGTCATTACCCTCAACAAGGCAAGCATTCAGATTCTCGGCGGCAATCGGAAAGAAGATATCCTGCCCAACCTTCCTCAATACTTCACCCCGCAGACCATGGAAGTCTTCAAAGAGGAACTGATCGCCCTGGCTTCGGGCGAAACCATCTTCCGAAGCGAAGTGCCCCTGAAGAACCTGCGGGGAGAACAGATCAATGTCGAACTGGTTCTGATGGTTCATCCCGATTTCGACAGTGATCTCTCGAAGGTTCTGGTGTCATTCATCGACATCACCGAACGCAAACTGGCGGAATCCGCCCTTCGTGAGGCGCAAAAAATGGAGAGCATCGGAACGCTCGCCGGCGGAATCGCCCACGATTTCAACAATCTTCTCACCGTCATCCACGGTCATTCATCCCTGGCTCTCCATACGCTTTCGAAGGACAGCGAGGCGGCCAGGCATATCGAAAAGGCGATAACGGCGACCAGGCGGGGAGCCGATCTGACCAGGCAGCTGCTGGCCTACGCCGGCAAGGGGCGATTCGTCATCGAAACGATCGATCTGAACCGGCTGGTCGAAGAAAACACGCAGATATTGAGAACGGTCGTCCCGCGCAATGCCAGTCTGAACTTCGAGTTTGGAAAACCGTCTCCGTTCCTGAAGGGCGATATCGGGCAGATTCAGCAGATCATCATGAACCTCATCATCAATGCCGGCGAGGCGATCGGTTCCCAGACAGGGTCGGTGACGGTGCGAACCGGCGTTGTCGATCTCGCCCGAGATGATACGAAATACCAGAAATACTCCCGAACGCCCCTTCCCCCGGGGAAATACGCTCTGTTGCAGGTTGCCGACACCGGCAAAGGCATCAGGGCCCAGGACCTCGATCAGATCTTCGACCCATTCTTCACCACCAAGTTCACCGGTCGCGGACTCGGACTGGCGGCGATACTCGGGATCGTCCGTGGACACCAGGGGGGAATCTTTCTCCAGAGTTCGGAAGGGCGCGGAACCCTGTTCGAACTGGTGTTTCCCCTGGCGGAACCGGCCGCGGAGGACGAGCCAAAGCGACCTCTTCAGCCCGACTGCAACGGCCGGGGAAAAACCATCCTGGTGATCGATGATGAGGCGCCCGTCATCGAGGTGTTGTCGCAGATTCTCGCCGGGTCCAACTTCACCGTTCTTTCGTCGCAATCGCCCCTCGAAGGGATCGAGCTTTTCCGACGGCATCACCGGGAGATTTCCCTGGTGCTCCTCGATTATTCGATGCCGGAGATGGACGGAAAAGCCGCGTTCGACGCGCTGACAGCGATCGATACGACCGTCAGGGTCATCATCTGCTCGGGATATTCCGAGGAGTCGCTTTCCTCATCCTTCGTCGGACCGCGGCCGGCGGCATTTTTTCAGAAACCGTATGACCTGTCGGGGCTGGTGCAAAAGATCTCCGCGCTGGCAGTCTCAGGATCGGACGCGGGGAACGACACGGCATTCCGGCCGTAATGATATATCGAGCGTTGTATTTTTTTGATCCGTCCCACCGGGCGAACATCATGTTCTTGTGCGGGATTCATTTTCCATCTATCTTGGGATGGAACAGACGGTCGCTCTTCGAACACGCCCGGCCCCAACTCGGCCGTACAGGAGGTCTCATGCGAAGCTTTGCATCCCGAGTGCTCGGTGCGATCACCGTCCTGGTGATGGCGGCGTTTTTCATCGGCCTGGCGACGCCGGACCCGGCCTTTTCCCG
Proteins encoded in this window:
- a CDS encoding transporter substrate-binding domain-containing protein — protein: MFILGLGLFLPGILSAQEAHSRPLIVGCDANYPPYEYLDSQGRPAGFNVDLIREISRETGLAFEIRSGPFQEIRQAFEAGTIDILAGWGYTPERAKNFLFSVHLNQISWSLFVRTSGPVIRSEDELEGKTIIAQKGDVNYDYFVSRNRNVLGVARPEDAFRALLAGQGDCAVVNKGVGLYILHRDQIQGVRRLEINFHSLRYCIALHKGNEELLGRINEAIFVLKESGRFQEIYDRHFGLLERKETTLYDVLKSALIVLVPIGALFLAILAWTFSLRSQVRRQTQSLAASEKRFRSLFEDSPAAIWEEDFSAIHAHFTALRQRGVSDFRQYWQEHPEEIPVLAGKVKVITLNKASIQILGGNRKEDILPNLPQYFTPQTMEVFKEELIALASGETIFRSEVPLKNLRGEQINVELVLMVHPDFDSDLSKVLVSFIDITERKLAESALREAQKMESIGTLAGGIAHDFNNLLTVIHGHSSLALHTLSKDSEAARHIEKAITATRRGADLTRQLLAYAGKGRFVIETIDLNRLVEENTQILRTVVPRNASLNFEFGKPSPFLKGDIGQIQQIIMNLIINAGEAIGSQTGSVTVRTGVVDLARDDTKYQKYSRTPLPPGKYALLQVADTGKGIRAQDLDQIFDPFFTTKFTGRGLGLAAILGIVRGHQGGIFLQSSEGRGTLFELVFPLAEPAAEDEPKRPLQPDCNGRGKTILVIDDEAPVIEVLSQILAGSNFTVLSSQSPLEGIELFRRHHREISLVLLDYSMPEMDGKAAFDALTAIDTTVRVIICSGYSEESLSSSFVGPRPAAFFQKPYDLSGLVQKISALAVSGSDAGNDTAFRP